From Ananas comosus cultivar F153 linkage group 2, ASM154086v1, whole genome shotgun sequence:
TCAGATCATCGTCGAGGTAACTAATCTTCTTTTAATCTTAGCTAGGGGATACTCTTCGCATAGCACCGATAAAACCATATGGACCCTACATGATGTGATGTGCATTTAAAAATGAAAGAATCTGAATTTAAAAGTgtttttgattttataatttgGTCTCGGTGTTTTTTTTAAGTATCtatctgaattttaaaatttctaattagaCTATTAATTCTTCGggagttataatattttaataagaaAATTAGCAAGTAACAAATATCTTATATAAAGATTATAGATCTTTTGCAAAAATATTACAGACAAACATAGCTAAATAAAGAATAGAATTAACATAACATTTTTGGAGTCCATACGCTCAcagtctaaaaatttaaattttgaaaaaatttacaaaaaataattataatttctatTCGTTTTAGGAAAATGTTTTTGATTCGGCGACTGCATCTTATCTTACCGTATAAATGAAATCTCTTTTTGATCGAGATCGAGTGCGGTACCtcctcttctttcctttctattgATTCTCGGTGAATTAAAATTCCCGGCCCTTTCGTCCCACCCAAatctcctcctcgtcctcctctcaCCTCGCTCTCAATGTCGCACCAGGGGGAGgagatctcctcctcctcgactcctcctcctccctcgtcCTCTTCTCCTCCGAGCGATCCCACCGCCGCCTCCGTTGGGAGCCGATCGTGCCCTAACCCTACCGAGACGCCGCTCGCGTGGCCCTCCGATGGCTCCCTCACGCGCGAGTGGATCGCCGGGCTCACCGCCGCCCTCGACTGGTCGTCGCGCCACCTCCGCCCCCCCGAGCTCCCCTCCGtgctccccctccccctcctccagCGCCTCGTCCTCGCCGCCTCCAACATCCTCCACAAGGAGCCCAATTGCCTCAGGATCGACAtggacggcgacgacgacgcgGAGATGCGCCGGAGCGGCGCCGCGGTGGTCGTCGTCGGCGACGTGCACGGCCAGTTCCACGACGTGATCTTCCTGCTGGAGCACGCGGGCTTCCCGTCCGAGAACCGGATCTTCGTGTTCAACGGCGATTACGTGGATCGGGGCGCGTGGGGGCTTGAgaccttcctcctcctccttgcttGGAAGGTCTGTCcggcctcttcttcttctctcctggGTTAAAGCAAAGATTggagatttaaattttttttttctgttttcctGAATATATATTGTCGCATGTTTGTGCTAAAAAAATTCGCCTTGCCGATTCTCTGGTGGGATTCTGAGTACTAGGGATGTTTGTTTCTAAAGCTTTGAAAGAAGGGATCTTTAGAAATTTAGATGCTCCTTGCAAGAATATCTATACTGCTGTATGTGTTGTCTTCATAGTGAGGTGCTTCACTTGGTAAGCATAAACTACAGAATCATCTTTTATGTTAGTGAGGAAAAGTTGTGCGCATATTCTCCTCCACAGACCAACACCTATTGGATTGATTTTAGACATAAGCGTGCAGTAAGTTTTCCAACAGGGGACGgtgaaagagttttttttttttttttccccctctttttttttcgtgcTCATAGCATATAGATAATAGATATCAGGGTATTGAAGTTTACTTGACCCGAACTCCTGTGTTTACGTGAAGATACCTAATTGCTTTCCAAATGCACAAACAACCAAGTGGAACTTAGAATGGAGCAACCTAATGCATTGCAAGAGATGGCATTTTCTTATGCACCTTTTGAAACAGAAATAACTGATTTATCTTCCAGAAGAGGTCACGGTTTTGTAGAAACattaatattttagttaattgAAACAAATTCCCGAAAAATGTAGCAATAGCATCATCTTGTTCCAGTGGTTCTTTTTCTAGCATATGCATCTGTGGACATTTGATGGAGACACATGTTATTGTTGGTTCTTGTTCCAGTGTTGCCCTGACTGATTTTCAACTGTTCGCATGTTTCCTTTTTGACTTGTAGGTCTTTTTGCCGCACCGAGTATTCCTTCTTCGTGGTAATCACGAATCCAAGTACTGCACATCCGTATATGGCTTTGAGAAAGAGGTAATGGTTAAATACGGAGATCAAGGCCCACAAGTTTATCGAAAGTGTTTAAGATGTTTTGAAGGTCTCCCCTTGGCATCCATTATAGCAGGTCGTGTTTACACTGCTCATGGAGGGCTCTTTCGAAGTGTGTCACCTACTCCTTCATCAAAGAGATCAAAAGGCAAGAAAGGTCGCAAGGTGATCACGAATGTTGATACAAGTATTCTTAAACTCGGTTCTTTAGAGGAGTTATTAA
This genomic window contains:
- the LOC109706029 gene encoding serine/threonine-protein phosphatase 7 isoform X1, whose product is MSHQGEEISSSSTPPPPSSSSPPSDPTAASVGSRSCPNPTETPLAWPSDGSLTREWIAGLTAALDWSSRHLRPPELPSVLPLPLLQRLVLAASNILHKEPNCLRIDMDGDDDAEMRRSGAAVVVVGDVHGQFHDVIFLLEHAGFPSENRIFVFNGDYVDRGAWGLETFLLLLAWKVFLPHRVFLLRGNHESKYCTSVYGFEKEVMVKYGDQGPQVYRKCLRCFEGLPLASIIAGRVYTAHGGLFRSVSPTPSSKRSKGKKGRKVITNVDTSILKLGSLEELLKARRTVLDPPWEGSNLIPGDVLWSDPSPKPGLSLNEERGIGLLWGPDCTEEFLKKYNLKLIIRSHEGPDARDKRHDLAGMDNGYTIDHQVESGKLITLFSAPDYPQFQATEERYNNRGAYIVLHFPDFTTPEFHSFEAVKPRPKVGAYYNFEEVIDSDEELDLQSMDNGSSLDAVASTTVD
- the LOC109706029 gene encoding serine/threonine-protein phosphatase 7 isoform X2, producing the protein MSHQGEEISSSSTPPPPSSSSPPSDPTAASVGSRSCPNPTETPLAWPSDGSLTREWIAGLTAALDWSSRHLRPPELPSVLPLPLLQRLVLAASNILHKEPNCLRIDMDGDDDAEMRRSGAAVVVVGDVHGQFHDVIFLLEHAGFPSENRIFVFNGDYVDRGAWGLETFLLLLAWKVFLPHRVFLLRGNHESKYCTSVYGFEKEVMVKYGDQGPQVYRKCLRCFEGLPLASIIAGRVYTAHGGLFRSVSPTPSSKRSKGKKGRKVITNVDTSILKLGSLEELLKARRTVLDPPWEGSNLIPGDVLWSDPSPKPGLSLNEERGIGLLWGPDCTEEFLKKYNLKVT